Proteins encoded within one genomic window of Lysinibacillus sphaericus:
- a CDS encoding DEAD/DEAH box helicase, producing the protein MLSKKRTINALLNEWRYDDELKERIIHWHTLEGREAKYAPFPENLHPALVKALHARGITQLYTHQREAFDLAASHKSFTAVTPTASGKSYCYHLPVLQKILEDRNARAIYLFPTKALAQDQKNDLNDLIEQSGEDILSYTYDGDTAPGIRQKVRKAGHIVMTNPDMLHSGILPHHTKWVSLFENLKYIVIDELHTYKGVFGSHVAHVIRRLKRICEFYGSKPVFICTSATIKNPKELAENLTNDTHNLIADSGAPVGKKTFLFYNPPIIHKTFGVRRSAVLEVSDLAKRLYIAGIQTIIFAKSRVRVEMIVTYLKELTRNKLQDESVRGYRGGYLPSERRVIERGLRDGTIQTVVSTNALELGVDIGQLQACIMTGYPGNIASAWQQAGRAGRRQDEALIIYVAQSTALDQYVVDHPLFLLGSDPEEARIYPENMLILMDHLKCAAFELPFTTSDTYGEYDIQELLDYLAEEGVVFKTSEKWHWMSDRFPAHDISLRSASQENVVIIDMTVPARTKVIGEMDRHSAMTLLHEEAIYLHQGIQYQVEKLDWEEKKAFVREVDVDYYTDANLAVEMKVLEEDRSRIYQGGTISFGDVGLVAQATIFKKISLNDKQDNIGSGPIHLPPDEMHTSSSWLSFSNTLQWSEAELTEAMTGAAYAMNAFIPLFIQCDASDVAVVPQVKATHNNLPTFFVYDKYPGGIGLSEKVYDLWEDLLTKTMNHVVNCPCESGCPSCIGPQNALVNMKRKVKELLQILY; encoded by the coding sequence ATGTTATCGAAAAAACGGACAATTAATGCATTGTTAAATGAATGGCGCTATGATGACGAATTAAAAGAGCGAATTATTCATTGGCACACTTTAGAAGGCCGCGAAGCGAAGTACGCGCCTTTCCCAGAAAATTTACACCCTGCGCTTGTGAAAGCATTACATGCCCGAGGAATTACACAATTGTATACACATCAACGGGAAGCGTTTGATTTGGCGGCGAGTCACAAATCCTTTACTGCCGTAACACCGACAGCATCAGGGAAATCTTACTGCTATCATTTACCTGTATTACAAAAAATTTTAGAAGACCGCAATGCACGGGCAATTTATCTATTTCCAACGAAAGCGTTAGCACAGGATCAAAAAAATGATTTAAATGACCTGATTGAACAGAGTGGAGAGGACATTTTAAGTTATACGTATGACGGTGATACGGCTCCTGGTATTCGGCAAAAAGTACGGAAGGCAGGGCATATTGTGATGACCAATCCAGATATGCTGCATTCAGGTATACTACCGCATCATACGAAGTGGGTATCGCTCTTTGAAAATTTAAAGTATATCGTTATTGATGAATTACATACATATAAAGGTGTATTTGGTTCACATGTGGCACATGTCATTCGCAGATTGAAACGTATCTGTGAATTTTATGGTAGTAAACCTGTGTTTATTTGTACGTCAGCAACGATAAAAAACCCAAAAGAATTAGCTGAAAATTTAACAAATGATACCCACAATTTAATTGCTGATTCAGGTGCTCCAGTTGGTAAAAAAACATTCCTTTTTTACAATCCACCAATTATCCATAAAACATTTGGTGTTCGGCGTAGTGCGGTTTTAGAGGTAAGTGATCTTGCCAAAAGACTTTATATAGCTGGCATTCAAACGATTATTTTTGCTAAAAGTCGTGTGCGTGTTGAAATGATTGTTACTTATTTGAAAGAACTGACGCGCAATAAGCTACAAGATGAATCTGTGCGTGGCTATCGAGGAGGCTATTTACCGTCAGAGCGACGTGTTATAGAACGTGGGCTTCGTGATGGTACAATTCAAACCGTAGTTAGTACGAATGCGCTGGAGCTAGGGGTGGATATTGGTCAATTACAGGCATGTATTATGACAGGCTACCCGGGAAATATCGCAAGTGCATGGCAACAAGCGGGCCGAGCTGGTCGACGTCAAGACGAGGCGCTTATTATTTATGTTGCACAGTCTACTGCACTAGACCAATATGTGGTAGATCATCCACTATTTTTACTAGGGAGCGACCCCGAGGAGGCACGTATATATCCTGAAAATATGTTGATTTTAATGGATCATCTTAAATGTGCGGCGTTTGAGTTACCGTTCACAACAAGCGATACGTACGGAGAATATGACATACAAGAACTGCTCGACTATTTAGCAGAAGAAGGTGTTGTTTTTAAAACGAGTGAAAAATGGCATTGGATGAGTGATCGTTTTCCTGCACATGATATAAGCCTCCGTTCAGCATCTCAAGAAAATGTTGTAATTATTGATATGACAGTACCTGCTCGTACAAAAGTCATTGGGGAAATGGATCGCCATAGTGCTATGACATTATTACATGAAGAAGCAATCTATTTGCATCAGGGCATTCAATATCAAGTAGAAAAACTTGATTGGGAAGAAAAAAAAGCTTTTGTGCGAGAAGTAGATGTTGATTATTATACAGACGCGAATTTAGCAGTAGAGATGAAAGTGCTTGAAGAAGATCGAAGTCGCATCTACCAAGGTGGGACTATTAGCTTTGGTGATGTAGGATTAGTCGCACAGGCTACCATCTTTAAAAAAATAAGCTTGAATGATAAACAAGATAATATTGGCTCGGGTCCAATCCATCTACCACCAGATGAAATGCATACAAGCTCGTCATGGTTGTCCTTTAGCAATACACTACAATGGTCTGAGGCAGAATTAACAGAGGCGATGACAGGTGCAGCCTATGCAATGAATGCCTTTATCCCGCTATTCATCCAATGTGACGCCAGTGATGTAGCAGTAGTTCCACAGGTAAAGGCTACACATAATAATTTGCCAACGTTTTTTGTGTACGACAAGTATCCAGGCGGAATTGGTTTAAGTGAAAAAGTGTATGATTTATGGGAAGACTTATTGACCAAGACAATGAATCATGTCGTAAACTGCCCTTGTGAATCTGGCTGCCCATCCTGTATTGGGCCTCAAAATGCTTTAGTAAACATGAAACGGAAAGTTAAAGAGTTACTGCAAATTTTATATTAA
- a CDS encoding YppE family protein: MLLIQQTSILIDECEKCVARFWQMREEDRTPDFFAEVKPHADVIHQLLKEWQQEATAWIQKNRPKYMHIGQIASAAESMEQFVVQSFYKETSKKRFLDATHSTSYTLNNFYRLVKEAQHHVIEKTDN; encoded by the coding sequence TTGTTATTAATACAGCAAACTTCCATATTAATAGATGAATGTGAAAAATGTGTTGCACGCTTTTGGCAAATGCGCGAGGAGGATCGGACGCCAGATTTTTTTGCAGAAGTCAAGCCGCATGCGGATGTCATTCATCAACTGCTGAAAGAGTGGCAGCAAGAGGCGACTGCTTGGATTCAAAAAAACAGACCGAAATATATGCATATAGGACAAATTGCTTCAGCGGCTGAATCGATGGAGCAATTTGTTGTGCAATCTTTTTATAAAGAAACAAGTAAAAAACGCTTTTTAGATGCAACGCATTCTACTTCCTATACGTTAAATAATTTTTATCGCTTAGTGAAGGAGGCGCAACATCATGTTATCGAAAAAACGGACAATTAA
- the recU gene encoding Holliday junction resolvase RecU, with translation MTIRYPNGKIYTPAQAIQKAEKKGKKKDFSYSNRGKTLEDEINEANDYYLERRLAIIHKKPVPVQIVKVEYPSRSAAVIREAYFRTPSTTDYNGVWNGHYIDFDAKETASKTSFPLKNIHTHQMKHMQQVKEQNGVAFIIVRFSAFERYFLVPYEVLQKAWHTMNNGERKSIPFSTIEKEAYEIPTSYYPRIDYLPVLQQFIEATSHGSESEEIKK, from the coding sequence GTGACAATTCGTTATCCAAATGGGAAAATCTATACCCCTGCACAAGCTATTCAAAAAGCAGAAAAAAAGGGGAAAAAGAAGGATTTCTCCTATAGTAATCGAGGGAAGACGCTTGAGGATGAAATTAATGAAGCAAACGACTATTATTTAGAAAGGCGACTTGCTATTATTCATAAGAAACCTGTTCCCGTACAAATCGTCAAAGTAGAGTATCCATCACGAAGTGCTGCCGTTATTCGTGAAGCTTATTTCCGAACGCCCTCTACAACTGACTACAATGGTGTTTGGAATGGGCACTATATTGATTTTGATGCAAAGGAGACCGCCTCGAAGACGAGCTTTCCACTAAAAAATATACACACACATCAAATGAAACATATGCAGCAAGTGAAGGAACAAAATGGTGTGGCATTTATTATCGTTCGTTTTTCAGCTTTTGAGCGTTATTTTTTAGTGCCATACGAAGTTTTACAAAAGGCCTGGCATACAATGAACAATGGTGAACGTAAATCGATTCCCTTTTCAACCATTGAAAAGGAAGCTTATGAAATTCCTACAAGCTATTATCCACGTATCGATTATTTACCTGTTCTCCAGCAGTTTATTGAAGCAACAAGTCATGGCTCTGAAAGTGAGGAGATAAAAAAATGA
- the nth gene encoding endonuclease III — protein MLTKKQWEHCLAEMDRMFPDAHCELVHDNPFELTIATLLSAQCTDVLVNKVTKTLFQKYKTPEDYLAVSLEELQLDIRSIGLYRNKAKNIQLLCERLLTEYGGQIPASREELVTLPGVGRKTANVVLSVAFDIPALAVDTHVERVSKRLGLCRWKDSVLEVEETIMKKTPMDKWSKTHHQLIFFGRYHCKAQNPGCATCPLLGDCREGQKRFKKGLVTKA, from the coding sequence ATGTTAACAAAAAAACAGTGGGAGCATTGTTTAGCTGAAATGGACCGCATGTTTCCTGATGCACATTGTGAACTTGTGCATGACAACCCGTTCGAGCTGACAATCGCCACGTTATTATCTGCACAATGTACGGATGTACTTGTTAATAAAGTAACGAAAACATTGTTTCAAAAATATAAAACACCCGAAGATTATTTAGCGGTGTCCTTAGAGGAGCTACAACTGGATATTCGTTCTATTGGTCTTTATCGAAATAAAGCAAAAAATATTCAACTTTTATGTGAGCGACTTTTGACTGAATATGGTGGGCAAATTCCTGCAAGTCGAGAGGAACTTGTTACTTTGCCAGGTGTAGGTCGTAAAACAGCGAATGTTGTGCTATCCGTAGCCTTTGACATACCAGCGCTTGCAGTCGATACACATGTAGAGCGCGTATCTAAACGATTAGGCTTATGTCGCTGGAAAGACTCAGTTCTTGAGGTGGAAGAAACGATTATGAAAAAAACACCGATGGACAAGTGGTCGAAAACCCATCATCAGCTAATTTTCTTCGGTCGCTATCATTGCAAGGCACAAAATCCAGGTTGCGCAACATGTCCGTTATTAGGTGATTGTCGTGAAGGACAAAAGCGTTTTAAAAAAGGACTGGTGACCAAAGCATGA
- the asnS gene encoding asparagine--tRNA ligase, giving the protein MKKIMIQDMPQHIGETVKLGAWLANKRSSGKIAFLQLRDGSGFVQGVVVKEEVGEEIFAIAKGMTQETSMYVIGEVKADERSSFGCELAVTGIEVLHAATDFPITPKEHGPEFLMDNRHLWLRSRKQHAVMKIRNEIIRATYEFFNNNGFTKMDPPILTGSAPEGTSELFHTKYFDEDAYLSQSGQLYMEAAAMALGKVFSFGPTFRAEKSKTRRHLIEFWMIEPEMAFVEFEENLEVQEQYVEHIVQSVLANCTLELERLGRDTSTLQNIKAPFPRISYDDAIKLLHEQGFDDIEWGDDFGAPHETAIANSFDKPVFITCYPTGIKPFYMQPHPDRDDVVLCADLIAPEGYGEIIGGSERIHDYELLKSRLEEHNLSLDAYAWYLELRKQGSVPHSGFGLGLERTVAWISGTEHIRETIPFPRLLNRLYP; this is encoded by the coding sequence ATGAAAAAAATTATGATTCAAGATATGCCACAGCATATCGGCGAAACAGTCAAGCTAGGTGCTTGGTTAGCTAACAAACGTTCAAGTGGTAAAATTGCTTTCTTACAGCTGCGCGATGGTTCAGGATTTGTGCAAGGCGTTGTTGTGAAAGAAGAAGTAGGCGAAGAAATTTTTGCGATTGCAAAAGGTATGACGCAAGAAACATCGATGTATGTGATTGGCGAGGTGAAAGCCGACGAGCGTTCAAGCTTTGGCTGTGAACTAGCAGTTACAGGCATTGAAGTGCTACATGCAGCGACTGATTTCCCAATTACGCCTAAAGAGCATGGCCCTGAATTTTTAATGGATAACCGCCACCTATGGTTACGTTCTCGTAAGCAACATGCGGTGATGAAAATTCGTAATGAAATTATTCGTGCTACTTACGAGTTTTTCAACAATAATGGCTTTACGAAAATGGATCCACCAATTTTAACGGGTTCAGCACCTGAAGGAACTTCAGAGCTATTCCACACGAAATATTTTGATGAAGATGCGTATTTATCTCAATCTGGTCAGCTTTATATGGAAGCAGCAGCAATGGCGTTAGGGAAGGTTTTCTCTTTCGGTCCGACGTTCCGTGCGGAGAAATCTAAAACACGCCGTCACCTTATCGAATTCTGGATGATTGAACCGGAAATGGCTTTTGTGGAATTTGAAGAAAATTTAGAAGTACAAGAACAATATGTTGAGCATATTGTACAGTCTGTTCTGGCAAACTGTACGCTAGAATTAGAGCGACTTGGCCGTGATACATCTACACTTCAAAATATCAAAGCGCCATTCCCGCGTATTTCATACGACGATGCCATTAAACTATTACATGAACAAGGTTTTGATGATATTGAATGGGGAGATGACTTCGGTGCGCCACATGAAACTGCCATTGCCAATTCATTTGACAAACCAGTATTCATTACGTGCTATCCAACAGGCATCAAACCATTCTACATGCAACCACATCCTGATCGTGATGATGTTGTGTTATGTGCTGACTTAATTGCACCTGAAGGTTACGGTGAAATTATCGGCGGTTCAGAGCGTATTCATGACTACGAATTATTAAAATCTCGTCTAGAAGAACATAACTTATCATTAGATGCTTATGCATGGTATTTAGAACTTCGTAAGCAAGGATCCGTACCGCATTCTGGATTCGGTCTAGGGTTAGAACGAACAGTTGCATGGATTTCTGGGACAGAGCATATTCGTGAAACGATTCCATTCCCACGTTTATTAAACCGCTTATATCCATAA
- a CDS encoding cell wall elongation regulator TseB-like domain-containing protein, translating to MKNWLIFISVFMVSLSLVISILVLWKAEAPFSSIEEKAEQLALDAKALAIVTESYTYNGKNSYVTVFGVDEYGDKKAVFVPTNLEEDSIQEVFLKDGITEKQALSVFKKEGNVQKVLHMKLGYEEAGAVWEISYLNDQDKLNYVYILFKDGDWWKRIKNL from the coding sequence ATGAAAAACTGGTTGATTTTCATTTCTGTCTTTATGGTTTCCTTATCACTTGTCATTAGTATTTTAGTACTCTGGAAAGCCGAGGCTCCGTTTAGTTCAATTGAAGAAAAGGCTGAACAGTTGGCACTTGATGCCAAAGCCCTAGCAATTGTCACGGAGTCCTACACATATAATGGCAAAAATTCGTATGTTACTGTATTCGGGGTAGACGAATACGGTGACAAAAAGGCTGTCTTTGTTCCAACGAATCTAGAAGAGGATTCCATTCAGGAAGTATTTTTGAAAGATGGTATTACGGAAAAGCAAGCATTATCGGTTTTTAAAAAAGAAGGAAATGTACAAAAGGTTCTTCATATGAAATTAGGCTATGAGGAGGCTGGAGCTGTTTGGGAAATTTCATACCTGAACGATCAAGATAAACTCAACTATGTCTATATTTTGTTTAAGGACGGCGACTGGTGGAAGCGCATTAAGAATTTATAA
- a CDS encoding DnaD domain-containing protein: protein MNTKNNRLRTWTEQRTIHIPQLFFQFYKELNIEDDEALIVLHLLAYHVEGNDFPTPTDLMNRLTMPSNDITSRLQRLMQKGFLEITRDVDKTTGKLYEKYSVYPLWERILQIIELKEQQKSATTLRQEEGEVFRLFEEEMGRLLSPLELEKIGSWLDEDRHSPSLIKEALKEAVFAGKLSIRYIDRILLEWKKKNITTPQAAHKQGEQFREKQNLTRPQSRTLQQETQSTNKVPFYNWLEERE, encoded by the coding sequence ATGAATACAAAAAATAATCGACTCCGTACATGGACTGAGCAGAGAACGATACACATTCCTCAGCTCTTTTTTCAGTTTTATAAGGAGTTAAATATTGAGGATGATGAGGCGCTTATCGTCTTGCATCTACTTGCCTATCATGTTGAAGGAAATGATTTTCCTACACCAACAGACCTGATGAATCGTCTCACGATGCCTAGTAATGACATTACATCGCGCTTACAAAGACTTATGCAAAAAGGCTTCCTTGAGATTACACGTGACGTTGATAAGACAACTGGCAAGCTGTACGAAAAATATTCGGTGTACCCTCTTTGGGAACGTATCTTGCAGATTATAGAATTGAAAGAGCAACAAAAATCAGCAACTACGCTTCGTCAAGAAGAGGGCGAGGTATTCCGTTTATTTGAAGAAGAAATGGGGCGTCTTTTATCTCCTTTAGAGCTAGAAAAAATTGGTTCTTGGTTAGATGAGGATAGGCACAGTCCTTCACTTATTAAAGAAGCGTTAAAAGAGGCTGTGTTTGCTGGAAAACTAAGCATTCGCTATATCGATCGGATTTTGTTGGAGTGGAAAAAGAAAAATATAACAACACCACAAGCTGCACATAAGCAAGGCGAACAGTTCCGTGAAAAGCAAAACTTGACTAGACCGCAATCCCGCACGTTACAGCAAGAAACGCAGTCGACAAATAAAGTACCATTTTATAACTGGTTAGAAGAAAGAGAATAG
- a CDS encoding pyridoxal phosphate-dependent aminotransferase — protein MKKLLANRVKTLTPSSTLAITAKAKELKEQGIDVIGLGAGEPDFNTPRNILDAAIDSMEKGLTKYTPAGGLPVLKKAIIDKLQRDNNLTYKPNEVIVGVGAKHILYTLFQVILNEGDEVIIPIPYWVSYPEQVKLAGGVPVYVEGTREQGYKITADQLRAAVTDKTKAVIINSPSNPSGMIYSRDELAELAAVAEEKDILIVSDEIYEKLVYNGIEHYSIAQLSDALKARTIVVNGVAKSHSMTGWRIGYAAGDADIIKPMTDLASHSTSNATTTAQYATVEAYNGPQDTVEEMRQAFESRLEKIYPQISAIPGFNVLKPQGAFYLLPDVAEAMAHTGYDSVDAFAADILTEANVAVIPGSGFGAPTTMRLSYATSLELLEEAVRRIDAFVKSKWQD, from the coding sequence ATGAAAAAATTATTAGCAAACCGAGTGAAAACTTTAACACCATCTTCAACATTAGCGATTACTGCAAAAGCAAAAGAATTAAAAGAGCAAGGTATCGATGTAATTGGTCTAGGTGCTGGTGAGCCAGACTTCAACACACCACGCAATATTCTAGATGCGGCTATTGACTCTATGGAAAAAGGTTTAACAAAATATACACCTGCCGGCGGTCTTCCAGTTCTAAAGAAAGCCATTATTGACAAACTTCAACGCGACAACAATCTTACATATAAACCGAACGAGGTTATCGTAGGTGTTGGGGCTAAGCATATTCTTTACACGTTATTCCAAGTTATTTTAAATGAAGGCGATGAAGTAATCATCCCTATTCCTTATTGGGTATCGTATCCAGAGCAAGTGAAATTAGCGGGTGGCGTGCCTGTTTATGTTGAAGGAACACGCGAACAAGGTTATAAAATTACTGCGGATCAATTACGAGCAGCTGTTACGGATAAAACGAAAGCAGTCATCATTAACTCGCCAAGCAACCCATCTGGTATGATTTATTCTCGTGATGAGCTAGCAGAACTTGCGGCTGTTGCAGAAGAAAAAGATATTTTAATCGTGTCAGATGAAATTTATGAGAAGCTTGTATACAATGGTATTGAGCATTATTCAATTGCACAACTTTCAGATGCATTGAAAGCACGTACAATTGTAGTCAATGGTGTAGCTAAATCTCACTCTATGACAGGCTGGCGTATCGGGTATGCAGCAGGTGATGCAGACATTATTAAACCAATGACTGACCTTGCTTCACACTCTACTTCAAACGCGACAACAACTGCACAGTATGCAACAGTGGAAGCGTATAATGGACCACAAGACACTGTAGAAGAAATGCGCCAAGCATTTGAATCTCGTCTTGAAAAAATCTATCCACAAATTAGTGCAATTCCTGGCTTCAATGTATTAAAACCGCAAGGCGCATTTTACTTATTACCAGATGTAGCAGAAGCGATGGCTCATACTGGTTATGATTCAGTAGATGCATTTGCTGCGGATATTTTAACTGAAGCAAACGTAGCAGTGATTCCGGGCTCTGGCTTTGGTGCACCAACTACAATGCGATTATCTTATGCTACATCTTTAGAATTATTAGAAGAGGCAGTCCGTCGTATTGATGCATTCGTAAAATCAAAATGGCAAGACTAA
- a CDS encoding penicillin-binding protein 1A, which translates to MSERRQTRGEHQKALAQKNKKKAPKAAKSSTKVWLKRIVLTILIIGIVGLVGGAGVFAYYASTAPELDEDLLKDPVSSEFYDKNGEIFATIGAENRKYVKYEDIPEDMINAILATEDVRFFKHHGMDFYRLGGAILANFRDGFGSQGASTLTQQVVKNSFLQNEKKLKRKAQEAWLAFQLERKYSKEEIFEMYFNKMLMSGRIYGFGTAAQYFYGKELKDLSLDEEALLAGLVQRPNAYNPLKNPELAEKRRNTVLGLMYQHGKITKAEMEEAKKVDVQAGLSDDATRQSFAGSKYDAFLDIVINELEKNGDGSAMAEGIKVYTTLDPNAQQIVENIMNDDSNFPTEKIESGVAVVDTKTGQIQAVGGGRNYGNRTFNYADDLKVNHPGSTMKPLLDYGPAIEYLKWSTGKTLVDDPMKYTGTNQTITNWDGKYLGAMTARKALYASRNVPAVKTFKEVGADKAKEFIGRLGIKAENAYEADAIGGGDITMSPIQMAASYAAFGNNGVYTDAYAITKIVYRDGKSTKDYTPKSTVAMEDYTAYMVTDMLRDVVSNKPDASGTAANVSGLDIAGKTGTTNYSNDEFNKYNLPDTSVPDSWFAGYTTNYSIAIWSGYEKRSDPITTWDERRLPQHLFKNIMKDLSANIETARFKKPSSVVEATIEVGSSPLKLASDYTPSELRQTELFVRGTEPTEVSNEYEAPELSTPYNVSASLDLAGQSINIGWEHDAILDPETDEPMATTFEVSATREGGETVVLGTTDNKGLTVSNTLEDGNYTISVVAIVDGTRSEPGTTSFEISSMPDEDLGTEDPNNPDIEQPTPPDQGNGEDNGNNNGNGNNGNNGNNNGGNNGNNSNTGNNGNNGNNGNGTGNNGNDAGSQPPVTPTDPVVPNQENDSEQ; encoded by the coding sequence ATGAGTGAACGTCGTCAAACACGCGGAGAGCATCAAAAAGCTCTCGCTCAAAAAAATAAAAAGAAAGCGCCGAAAGCAGCGAAATCTTCGACTAAAGTTTGGTTGAAGCGTATTGTTCTAACAATACTTATTATAGGGATTGTTGGTTTAGTCGGCGGGGCAGGTGTATTTGCCTATTATGCAAGTACAGCTCCTGAACTGGATGAAGATTTATTGAAGGACCCCGTTTCCTCTGAATTTTATGATAAAAACGGTGAAATTTTCGCCACAATCGGTGCAGAAAATCGAAAATACGTAAAATACGAAGACATTCCTGAAGATATGATTAACGCCATTCTCGCAACAGAAGACGTTCGCTTTTTTAAACATCATGGTATGGACTTTTATCGTCTTGGTGGTGCAATACTTGCCAACTTCCGTGATGGTTTTGGGTCACAAGGGGCTTCAACATTAACACAGCAAGTTGTCAAAAATTCATTTTTACAAAATGAGAAAAAATTAAAACGTAAAGCACAAGAGGCATGGCTTGCTTTCCAACTTGAACGCAAATATTCAAAAGAAGAAATATTTGAAATGTACTTCAATAAAATGTTGATGTCCGGCCGTATTTATGGCTTTGGGACAGCAGCTCAATATTTCTATGGTAAAGAGTTAAAAGATTTATCATTGGATGAAGAAGCGCTACTAGCTGGCTTAGTTCAACGTCCAAACGCATACAATCCATTAAAAAATCCAGAGCTGGCTGAGAAACGCCGAAATACAGTTTTGGGCTTAATGTACCAGCATGGAAAAATTACAAAAGCTGAAATGGAAGAAGCGAAAAAAGTTGATGTGCAAGCAGGTCTTTCAGACGACGCTACACGCCAATCATTTGCTGGTTCTAAATACGATGCCTTCCTAGATATCGTCATTAATGAGCTAGAGAAAAATGGCGATGGTTCTGCTATGGCTGAAGGTATTAAAGTTTACACAACACTTGATCCAAATGCACAGCAAATTGTAGAAAACATCATGAATGACGATAGCAATTTCCCAACAGAGAAAATTGAATCAGGCGTTGCTGTTGTTGATACAAAAACTGGTCAAATTCAAGCAGTCGGCGGTGGGCGAAATTACGGCAATCGTACATTTAACTATGCAGATGACTTAAAGGTTAACCACCCAGGGTCAACAATGAAGCCATTACTCGATTATGGTCCAGCAATTGAATATTTAAAATGGTCAACAGGTAAAACACTTGTCGATGATCCAATGAAATATACAGGTACAAACCAAACGATTACAAACTGGGATGGGAAATATTTAGGTGCTATGACAGCACGTAAAGCATTATATGCTTCTCGCAATGTGCCAGCTGTTAAAACGTTTAAAGAAGTTGGCGCTGACAAAGCGAAAGAATTTATCGGTCGCTTAGGAATTAAAGCAGAAAATGCTTACGAGGCAGATGCAATTGGTGGTGGTGACATTACAATGTCCCCTATTCAAATGGCAGCATCTTATGCAGCATTTGGGAATAACGGTGTATATACTGATGCTTATGCCATTACGAAAATTGTTTATCGCGATGGTAAATCAACGAAAGACTATACACCAAAATCTACGGTTGCCATGGAAGATTACACGGCTTATATGGTCACAGATATGTTACGTGATGTAGTCAGCAATAAACCAGATGCATCAGGTACAGCCGCAAATGTTTCAGGCTTAGATATTGCTGGTAAAACAGGTACAACCAACTATTCAAACGATGAGTTTAATAAATATAATTTACCAGATACAAGTGTGCCAGATTCATGGTTCGCTGGTTACACTACTAACTATTCAATCGCTATTTGGAGTGGATACGAAAAACGTTCGGATCCAATCACTACATGGGATGAACGCCGTTTACCACAACATCTATTTAAAAATATTATGAAAGACCTTTCTGCGAACATTGAAACTGCACGTTTCAAAAAGCCAAGCTCGGTTGTAGAAGCGACGATTGAAGTAGGCTCTAGCCCACTGAAACTAGCTAGTGATTATACTCCAAGTGAATTACGCCAAACAGAACTATTTGTTCGTGGTACAGAACCTACAGAGGTTTCAAATGAGTATGAAGCACCTGAACTTTCTACACCTTACAATGTAAGTGCAAGTTTAGATTTAGCAGGTCAATCTATTAATATTGGCTGGGAACATGATGCCATTCTTGACCCAGAAACAGATGAACCAATGGCTACTACTTTTGAAGTATCTGCTACACGCGAAGGTGGCGAAACGGTAGTGCTTGGAACTACTGACAACAAAGGTTTAACTGTTAGCAACACATTAGAAGATGGGAATTACACGATTTCTGTCGTAGCGATTGTAGATGGTACACGCAGTGAACCAGGAACGACATCTTTCGAGATTTCGAGCATGCCTGATGAGGATTTAGGTACCGAAGATCCAAATAATCCGGATATAGAACAACCTACACCGCCTGATCAAGGCAATGGTGAGGACAATGGCAACAATAACGGCAATGGCAATAACGGCAATAATGGTAATAACAACGGTGGTAATAACGGCAATAACAGCAATACCGGTAATAACGGTAACAATGGCAATAATGGCAATGGTACTGGCAACAATGGCAACGATGCTGGTAGCCAACCTCCTGTAACACCAACTGACCCCGTAGTGCCAAACCAAGAGAATGATAGTGAACAATAA
- a CDS encoding YpoC family protein codes for MNIDAITKEKIDEWFAEWALLEAQIHAAHQARNGKAKGLMEEAIRLFERLVNEAGEEVLPINGVERLTFIKTKPGQYACYRQIDELFKETKKRTARLRLQATKR; via the coding sequence ATGAATATTGATGCAATCACAAAAGAAAAAATTGATGAATGGTTTGCAGAGTGGGCATTGCTAGAAGCGCAAATACATGCAGCCCATCAAGCACGTAATGGGAAAGCAAAAGGCCTTATGGAAGAGGCTATACGTTTGTTTGAACGTTTAGTTAACGAAGCAGGTGAAGAAGTATTGCCCATAAATGGAGTGGAACGTTTAACTTTTATTAAAACGAAACCAGGTCAATATGCGTGTTATCGTCAAATAGATGAATTATTTAAAGAAACGAAAAAACGAACGGCACGTTTGCGCTTACAGGCGACTAAACGCTAA